The DNA segment ACCAGGGGCTCATGCTCCGCCCGACTATATAATTCCACATCCGCTCCGGATACAGTTTTTTCACCGTCAGCATGCGGCCCGCTTCCTCCAGCCCGTCAGGGCCGGTGCCGCCGGCCGAATAGACTCCGGCCGGATCCTTCAGAACCAGCGGCGCGACCGCAAATCTGAACCGGCCCGGCAGCCGCGTTTCAACCGCGTTCAAAATCAGCAGCATCTGCCAGCTGTTCTGGGACGTAGCCTCCACATAAAGATCAATCCGCGGTTTTTCCGCCGCCGTCGCGCCATACCCCGGCGAAACCGACGCCACAGCAAATATGCACACACAGGCAGCTAGCAGCTTTTTCATCTAGGAATTCCTCTCTTTAAAAAATCCGCCTATCCGGCGGCACAAAGCGGCGATATCAAAGGGCTTAAACAGGTATTCGTCCACGCCGGCGGCATCGCCGGCGGCGCGCTCCGCGTCCGAGAGCATGCGCCCGGTCATCACCATGACACGCACCGTTTCTCCAGGCATGGATTTCAAATCCCGGCACAGTTTGTATCCGTCCGTGTCCGGCAGCTGAAAATCAGCAAGCACCAGCGCAGGTTTGCGGGCCGCGGCCGCCAGCGCCTCGGCGCCGCTGGCCGCGCCGTACGCATCTATACCGGAAAGCTCCAGAATTTCGCACAGACTCTCCCGGAGGTTCTTGTCATCGTCCACCACAAGCACTCCGTATCCGTTCATTACTCCGGCCTCCGCTCGAATTTATACCCGAGGCAGGGCACGGTTCTTAAATTCCGCCCGAACCCGCCCAGCTTGTTGCGCAGCCGGCTGACATGCACGTCCACCGTGCGCGGCGAACCGAAATAATCCGGCCCCCAGACTTTCCTCAGCAGCCCGCGCCGGTCAATAACGCGGCCGGGATTTTTCAGCAGTTCAAAAAGCAGCTCGAATTCCTTATGCGTAAGGTCAACCGCCGCAGTGCCGAGCTTTACCGTCCTGCGCGTAATATTCAGCTCAAGCCCGTCAAACCCGATAGCGTCGTCATGCTCGTGAAAAAACATCCGCCTGAGTACCGCCCTGAACCTGGCCGCTATCAACCGGCTGCCCTGCCCGGGCGAGAAACACTCGTCCGCGCCCGCTTCAAAAAACGCCAGTTCAGAAGCGGCGTTTAAACCGCCGCTCCCGTCCAGCGCGCCAAATGCCGCCACACCCAGCAACAGGCCCCTTTTGCCCAACTCGCGCACGGCAACCGGTCCGAACTCCGGGCTTTGCCCGGCCACAACCGCATAACAATCGCCGCCGCCCAGCAAATTAACCGCCGTTTCCATATTATCGGCAAATACCGCCGCCACGCCCGCCGCCTGCAGCGGCGTGACGATAAAACTGGCCTGCTCGCAAAGAAAAACCGTCCTGACGCTTTTCACTGTTATCGCGGATGCGCTATTCGGCTGCGTCCTCGACTTCTTCCGCCTGCACAAGATCAATCTTTATGCCGCGCAACCCCAGAACCGAACAGAAAAGATTGTAAATGAACGCGCAAGCAAGCTGTATCCCCATTATAGCGACCATGTAAAGCACCGCGAAAATCAGCACCCCGGCAATCCGGGAGGTGGTGGTCATCGGTTCGATATACGGACTGGGCGCTATCACAAAGGTCATCAGCCCGGCAATAAGCCCTATTACTGAAACCACCAGCGGCACCGCCGAAAAAACCAGCGACATCAATGGAATTGCTTTTATTTCGTATTTCATCGGACAATCTCCTTAATTATAAAATTACCGCGTTTGAGGCTTGAACAACACCAGCGTGCGGCGTATGGTGCCGCCGGTCTGCACCTGCATGGCGCGCACATGGCAGGGCACGCCGTTCAACTGGACATCACCCTCCACCGTCTGACGTGGATTATCCATCGCCATGCCGATTATCCGCAGCACGTCCTGCTGCTGGCTGTCAATAATATCCAGCAGATGTTTCTTCTCGCCGGCATGGTTTAAATCCAGCTCGAAATTGGCGAACAGCACATAATTATCCTCATCAACCACAAACGCCCGCGAAGAAGTGTCAACCGCGGTGGACAGCACCGACAGCCACCACATGGACTCGTCCGACTGGCGCTGCCGCTCCCGCTCCGCGAACAGTTCGAACTCCTGCCGGATCTTTGCCAGAAGCCCCGCCAGCGCGTTCGCCAGTTCGCCCAGCTCGTCCCGGCGCGGCGCGTATTTTATTTCAAGGTTTTTCGTGGAAATGGCCTCCACGCTGTCACGCAGCAGCATGAGCGGCGCGAGTATGAAAAACCGCAGGTAAATCCACAGCGGCAGACCTATAAGTATCAGCACACCGACCGCGCCGAAAATGTACTTCGTCATCGCGGAACTGATAATCTGGTCCGAGCTTTCCTTTGAAACCTGCAGGTTGAGTATGCCGATTATCGTTTCGCCTTTGGCCTTGAGCGGAATGGCGATATCAAAAAACGGCTGGTTTTTAAATGAACGCACCTTCGGCTGGCCCGTATTGTAGGCCATCGCGATAGCCGGAGTTTCAACCCCGATCTCTTTTTCATACTGGTCAAACGGCATGCCGATCAGCCGGGCCTGCCGATGCCAGCGCACGATACCGTTCCCGTTAAGATACAACACATCCGCGATACGCTTGTCGCCGCCCAGCCAGCTCATCACATCCACTTCTTCCAGCGTGGGATAGAGTTTCTGGCGGATCAACCCCTTGATCAGGTCTGGAGTTTTGATGCGCACCGTCTCAATCATATCCTGTTTGAGTTTTTCCTCGAACGTCCACCGGAACAGGTTATAATAAAACAGCCCGCCCATCACCATCACATAAACGCCGACCACAAGAAAACATAAAGTCCATTTGATGGATATTTTCATATCATGCCCGTGCTGTCACACATTGTCCTTCGGCCCTACTGCGCATACATTTCCTCAATGCGCTTAAGCCCG comes from the Elusimicrobiaceae bacterium genome and includes:
- a CDS encoding response regulator, giving the protein MNGYGVLVVDDDKNLRESLCEILELSGIDAYGAASGAEALAAAARKPALVLADFQLPDTDGYKLCRDLKSMPGETVRVMVMTGRMLSDAERAAGDAAGVDEYLFKPFDIAALCRRIGGFFKERNS
- a CDS encoding response regulator transcription factor; protein product: MKSVRTVFLCEQASFIVTPLQAAGVAAVFADNMETAVNLLGGGDCYAVVAGQSPEFGPVAVRELGKRGLLLGVAAFGALDGSGGLNAASELAFFEAGADECFSPGQGSRLIAARFRAVLRRMFFHEHDDAIGFDGLELNITRRTVKLGTAAVDLTHKEFELLFELLKNPGRVIDRRGLLRKVWGPDYFGSPRTVDVHVSRLRNKLGGFGRNLRTVPCLGYKFERRPE